The Mariprofundus sp. NF sequence TAATCCCCGTCGCATACCCTGGCTTATAAAGCGGTCGTCCGTGGTGATTATTCACCCTTCCTGATTGGATCATGGTCCATCCTTGAGCTTCCAAGAAATCATCTGAGATCGCATGTCGCAAAGCATCCACCTCGTAATCGGTAAGGCCAATTGTCGGATTAAATACCTCAACAGTCGGCCGTGGCTCCTGAGGTCTTTGATTGATAATTACTTCTGCATTTTGCTTCAGGGTATTTACTTCGCCGCGTAGCTTAGTGTTTTCAGCTAAAATATTGCCTATAACGGCCCGAACATCTGGAGCAGGTATCTTACGAAGGATATCGGAGAATGGGTTTTCTTTTCTCTTGATGGGCCTTCTCGAAGACCCACCTGTATATGTGGTCCATGCCGAAATTAAAGCTCGGTAGTCTTCACCACCTTTGTTCCGGATCGATTGAGTTTTTAGGCCTCCAGCCTTTTCACACAAGCGCCCAACTGTTGCCAGAGAAAAATCTTCACTACCGCGCTCATGCTGTTCTCGGCACACCTCATGAATAATTTGAAGGTTCTTGATTTTACGCAAGTTCGCATTGGACTTTAGCTGGTCAAATAATTCATTCGGGTTCATTCATTTACCTCCTCAGGGATATGTACTTGTTCATTACTTCTCAAATTAGACATTTGTTGTTTCACAAGAGCCTGTCCTGTGTACTCAATTAGAATGTTTTCGGTATCATCTAGTAAACCAAGTTGGTTCAGTTTCACCTTTCCTTCTGCCACACTGACAGCACCCTTCAATGAACCAACACGACTTTTAATAAGGTGCATCAAGTGATTCCCTACGGCTAATTGCTGATTGGGTGATAGCTTGAAAAAAACTGGTTGGTAGCCATTTCGCTCAAACATACTATCAAGGATCTGAGCTCGTCGCAGAGAGGGCTTGCTGGAATCAGTCTCAGGAAAAAGCACTGCATTCTCGCAAAGAATCTCAAGCTGATACATTTCTGACTCGACTTCCTCTAGGGCATATTGTAAATCTGAAATCTGCCCTGAAGGAACCAGCTTTACTTCATCATCATCCCCATTGGTTTCAAGTAATTGCTTGCAACGATCAATAAGGCGTAATGTTGCATGCAAATCATTGGCTAGCTTATCAACCTTCTGAGCTTCCTGTTCATGATGGCGGCTTATGCGTTGTAAGTCTGTTGCCTTACTAAAAACAGCGTCACTTTCCGCGCACTCTGCACGCAAATCTTCAAGCTCAGCGACCTGCATCTCAAACTGAACGTAACGCTCTGAGGCCTCAGTTAATTTATAACTCACATGGTTAAAGTGAGCTATCATTCCGGGCAAAAAGGCTGGGCCAGTTATAAAAAAACGACATCTAACGCAGTTCTTTTCTTCAGGATAACCTGGGGTTGGGGCATAAATATTTTGAACTGGCGCAGATGCAACACTCCTCAGTTGCATTCCACCAATATCACAGCCGGAACATCCCATAGGGCAAATTCCTTTATCTTCAAACACGAAACCTGCTGGCGATGATTTCTGACACCCCAATAAGGCCGCTGGATCATTGAACGCAAAATTTTCTTCAATCTGCTTGTACGTCGCCTCTTTAAGAAATCGTCGATAGCTAGATTGATCAGTCTCAAGCATACGTTTCTCTGCTTCTTGCATGACTTCTGTTACATGCGCCTTTCCAGCTTTTGTATAATATAAGGTCATAATTAATCGAGAGTGCCCAACAATCATCTTTGATAGAATTGGAAAAGGAACACCCCCATCTAAGGCATAAGCTGTAATAAGACTAACGCGCAAGCTGTGAAGACTAAAACAAGTAGTGGTATTCGAATTTGGATCTACAAATAATATTGGAGAGCCATCATCCAATGTTTCTCCCCGGTTAGTACAACGCTCCTCCAACTCGGACAGCAGCTGATACCATAATCGGTTAGCTGCAACGGCGGGAACAGGGAGCGAGCGATCATCGTGTTGAATTGCCGATGCATGTCGAAAAAGAAAACACGCACTCCCTCTCTCCTCTAGAACAGAGTCATGTGGTTTTGCATAACCAAAATGTTTCGCTTCCAATTTAGTCCATGAAATGGGCTCAATGATGGGATTATACTTTTCCTGCCAATTCCGAAGTTTCTCCAACCAATAAAGCACTTTTTCATTTTGCCATGGAATCACATACCCCTTATTCGCCTCACTTTCATTGATATCAGCGGTTTTGTTGGTATTTATATAGAATCCTGTTCGGATTTCCCGACTTTTAAGGTCAATATCGCGATGGAAAACGCCCTTAAGATAAGGCCTTTTTTCTGTGCCAGTTGCTAGCGTAGAGTTATTTGTATCCCATTTTCCATTTTCATAACGAAATGTGTCTGCTTCTCCTGAATCCAGCATTCGAACTTGGTGTTCTCGCAAAGGAAGTTCTAGCTTAATGTATATGAGCATAGCCCTTACAGGACTCCAGAGCTCAGTAATCTCGTTATTGTTTACTGTTCTTTTTCGCCATACGCAATCAGGATCAGATATATCAATCGAGCATGGGCTGGCTTCAAACCAATCCCCTCCAGCACTTCCTTTTTGAGCTGCCCCGAAGTTTTGTGCCCACTTCCAGTCACTAAAGTTTTCCCCTTCATTTAGAATACCACGAAGCTCCCGAATATATCGAAACGGCAGCGGGTTTTTATAAGTTTCAGATTGTCTGATGCCTCGCTGTGACCTTTTTGGTATGGGATTGTGGTATTCAGCTGGAATGTACCGCGCACCTCCATCTTCTATCGACAGCTTTTCTTCGATTACCCACTTAAGAAAATCATGCACGTAATTATTATATTTAATACCTGTTACGGTATTCATCTCTAATTGATTCCAGAATGATGTTGGATTGTTCGCTCTTAACAAAAAATTGTAGGGGTTCATTTCCAGATCGCATTGATACAGGTAATGAACCAGGAATTTATCCAATGCTTTATGCTTAAAGTCCCTTCCAGAGTGCTGATTCTGAAACCATTCACATGCTAACAGCCTCCATTCTTCAAATGCCGGATTTATTTTAAGCACATAATTGAATTCATGGTCACTTACTTTTCTAGATCTGTTAATGCTTTCTCTTCTAACCATAATGACGCCTCCTCAAACGTGGTTTGTCCTCTAAAAGTAGGTCTCTTGGATCCACTTCTTCGAACCCATATTGAACAAGGTTGGGAGGCTGTATTGACACATCTGATTCAAGCGAATCAGATGCTTCAGATAATGCCTTAGTGACACTTCGAATATTTGGTTCTGTATACGTACTTTGAGATTCAATTGAAGCATGATGCATTGCTTTTTTGATGAGCTTTGGATCAATGCCAGCGTCAGTTAATCGCTGCCCGTAGGCATGTCGATGGCCATGAGGAGTTGTTCCATTCATTTTGGCCGGCACTAAACCTATACGACTTACTGCTATTGCATGAGCTTCACTATAGTCACGAATCGCATAAGGCCTTCCGCTCTTTGAAATAAACGCAAAGGGATGATCACAGTCTAGTTTCGCTCTTTGTATCAGGTAAATGTCCCAGAGTTTTTTAAAAAGCTTTCCTGCCCATGTTGGAAACCAGTGCACATGAAAAAAATTAGCTTCACTATCAAGCATTGGGTCTTTCCATCCGACCTTCATATTTCCTTTTGGATAACTAGTCCGTGGTCGAAGCTGGTAATGACCCCGCAAGTAGGCTTCGCGGTTACATCTAATAGGTTTGCCATCTCTACCTATCCAGTCATCTGGGGCTAGCCCTTCACTGGGGTGAAAGACTCTGACCAAGGCTGTATTGCTGTCATTGGGATCTGGAATTATATCATGCACATAAAGCTGAAAGGCTTCTGATACTCGAAGTCCTCCGCAATTCTCGAGCAGGGTGATAAGTATGTTACGTAAGTTCAACCGTTCTTCTATTCGAGGACTGTTTTGTTTCCCTGAAACAATGAACCCCTTGAATAGCAAGTCGATGAAGTAGTCTTCCGGAAAGAACTTCACTCCATTGCGTTCAACCTTTGGGGCGCGTTTAAGCAAAGTGTTGCGTGCTTTTTTTGCAGTTTCAGATGCCTTCTCTTGATTCCATGTATGTCCTAGAAAAGCTCTGTCGTGACGTTGGTGATAGGCCGCCCAATTAAGCATCTCATCGTAACTGTTTGCTTTTCTCCATGGATTCATTGGCTCTAGACCAAGTCGTTCTGCCAACCAGTCGGAAAATGTTGAAAGCAGTCCAGATATTTTTCGAGATTTATCTCTACCTTGCGGCAACCAATATAGGCCACTGGGATCCAACCCATCTTCTCCTATTGTACCCGTTCTAAGGCGGTGAACGAAGCTATTAAAAAGGTCTTTAGAGTTATCAAAGCAGTGTTGGTTTGCCTCCATGTAGTCCAACAATAAGCCTGTGGCTTCTACTACCTTTGTCTTCCATGCAAAACTTCGGGAATCATCTATCTCTAAAAAATATTTAAGAAGGGGTTCTAACGGACCATGGTCTGTTAGAATAATTGGAACCTCAGATTGAACACCGGTATTATCAGTAATCACTTTAGCAATAACAGTTGTGTGATTCATGAAAAGCCTTGTTATTAGAGTTCTTTGACACAGTGCTATCTCCTGAGCATATACGCCCGAAATTTCATTATAACACCAGCTTTAAAGCCTTTTCAATCATTATCGGATTCCGATTTTCGGAATTAAATTAGCATGTTACGTTGTTTACCCTAAGGATGAGTCCATAGGTTTATATCTCGACAAATATTACCAGTAATTTATAGGCCTTCTCTTTTAAATGCCTGGCAAGTGTCGTCTTTGGTCGAACCTCATCGATTGCATAACGGCGAGTTGAACTAATTTGACAATTATTCATCTAAACAAACCGGTATAAAATAAACTAATTTATAATTGTGCCCTTATATGGAGGAACTAGTTATGAAGTGTATTTCTAACACAGAACCTTGGAACAAGGGTCGCCTGATGGGGGCAAAACCACCTTTTAAGCTTAAAGAGATATGGGCAATCAGGATACGCCTCCAATTATTGGAGCACACAAGAAACCTGGCACTCTTTAACCTAGCAATTGATAGCAAACTTCGGGGATGTGACATCGTCAACCTGCGAGTTAGGGATGTAGCTCATAATGGTAAGGCAATATCTAGAGCAACTATTCTCCAAAAAAAGACAGGGAAATTAGTTAGGTTTGAACTGACTGAACAAACTCGAAAAACTCTGGATTGCTGGATTGAAAAAGAGCAACTCAGTTCGATTGATTACTTATTCTCGAGTAGGTTTAAAGGGTCAGCGCACCTTTCCACAAGGCAATATGCTCGAATTGTTAAATTTTGGGCAACAATAATCGGATTAGACTCTAGTGAATATGGCACGCATTCGTTACGCCGCACTAAAGCAACCTTAATCTACCGAAGGACAAGGAACCTTCGTGCAGTTCAACTATTACTTGGTCATACAAAATTAGAAAGCACCGTTAAATACTTAGGGATTGAGGTGGATGATGCTTTAGAGATTGCAGAGAAAACTGAAGCCTGATTATGTACTCTGAGTGCTTTTGAATGACTGCTTTCGGCCAAAAGCGGACATTCGTTTATTATAAATATATTAGTATAAAAAGTGTTGAAGTTATTAGTAATGAAAGACTAAACCAGACAGAATAAGCCAAACGAATGGCTAAAGGGGTTAAAGCGTTTCCTTTTTTTAGCCGCACCCAATATTTCGGTTCCCGAAAAAAAATTTCAGAATAATGCAGAAAAACCGAATGATTAAGGAACTTTTCTTTAAGAATCAATCGACGTGGAAAAGCCATGATACACATGGACAGAACACCAAAGGCGGCTAGTGCAATGAAAAAAATACTCACAGCTATGATTTTCATCCACCCCTCCTGCTCAGTGTGACTTTAGATGGTTTTCATGCTTATCTGAATGTCCGCTTTGGGTCGGAAGCAGTCATTCGATTTAGTTCATTGTAGTGCATGTTTGGGGTTTTCGCTAATCCCGTCTACACTCAGAAATTATACGGTGTTTGATGCTTTCGATCCAAAGCAGGCATTTAAAGACTACCTAAATCGGTTCGACTTAAAGTGGAAGGTGAATGATGGATTACAACTTAATCTTAAAGGCGAAGTGTATCTTGATGGCGATATGCATTTTTTCTGCAATTCCATCAGCATACTCTAAAGAATGGAGCCAACAAGAAAAGATACTACGCTTCACATCACAGCCTGCCTTTCATTGGGGACAACCTGGCCAAGACCATCCCAACAATGGCTGGAGTGATTATTCTAAAGTCATTCTTGACCTTGGGGGTGATGTGATAATTGAAGCTCAAAGAAACCGCCCAAATGAAATATCAATGAAGATAATATCCAAAGAATCGAATGACCTTGAGTATCAATACATCTACTCGTTCGATGCTGGCATAATTAGTTTCCCGATAGATAAAACTGAATGCACAATTGATGGCATTGAAATGGCCGGCTTATATGTAGAGCTTGCCATGTATATGCTCTCTCAAGCATTCCCCAATGGACCTCAGAACATTTCATCTGACATTTCAAAGAGCTTCAGATATCCAAAGGCCGAAATACGGTTTATGGGCGGAGTTATGAGGCAAAAACGAGGTGGCTTTGGCAAAGCAGGTATCCGTAAAATAGGCAAATCACACTTTGAAATTGAGGTTCCCAAAGAGTCCATCAAACTTGAATGGATTGGAGAGCAAATTCCACCTTCTCCAAACGATGATGAACAGTTATCAGCTTGGCGTATCTGTTCTGACAAAATTGGCTCGCCGAAATCATTCAAAGAGGTAAGGCTATTTACTCATAAACAAGTAATGAATAATACTGCCCGTGAATGACTGCTTCCGACCCAAAGCGGTCATTCAATAATTAGTCTATAGTCATATTTTACAGGATAGTTTTATTCATAGGGGTGGAGAATCATGAAGATAATTGGACTGGTGGCTCTGTCTTGCCTGTTAACAGCATGTGGAGCAATGGGACACGTACAAACAAATGACCCGCTAGTTAAAACTCAACAAGCTTATTCATTAATGTCACAGGACAGGTTCCTTATGGCAGAAGACTATCTATTCTCGGCTCAGCGAATATTGGAAGAGAATCCAAATCCTGCAGTTGAAGCAGATGTTCATTTCACTCTCGGGAATTTATATAAGAATGAAGGTTATCATCGACATAAAGTCCAATTCGAAAAACTTGGAACTTATGATGGAACCTATATGAAATCTGTTAAGCATTTTCGGAAAGCTAAAGAACTATTTAATGGTGTCGGTAGTGATGTAGGGGTTGCAAAGTCATTGCTTGGGCTTGGAAGCGCTTATGGTTTAGGCGGCGATAAAAAGAAAGGCTGTGAAGCACAACGTTCTGCACTTGATGTATATAACAGCGCAAAATCAGAGGGTCGAATTACTTCTGAACCGGGTCTGATTAATTCAGAGCCAATAATTTATAACCCTAATTATAAAACACTCGGTGAGATGGCCATGGCAATGATCTGTTCAAGCTGTATGCAACAACCTTGGACTACCAAAGAAGCTTGTTTTTCTCACTTTAAGAAATAACCGGATGAATGACTGCTTTCGACCCAAAGCGGACATTAGGCTAGAGCATATGTGCTTCTTTATAGGAGGTGGCTATTAATTTTCAATGGGGTTTTGCAGTCTCGGATATGCTGTCTCCTATTGTGGCAGTGGTTATTGGGGTACTTGCAGGTGATGCCTGTGGAGACTTAAAAATAAGCTCTCTTGAGGAATTTGTTTTAATTATATTTTTTGCGTCTTTTATTTGGGGGTTTGCTTCTGACTTAAAAGAAAAACGCGAGAGAATTAACTGGTATACAGTTTATTATCCACGAACTGGTAAAACAAAGTGGATTGTTTGGTCAGTCGCATGGCAGAAATTTTGGATGGTTCTAATGGTTTCATTATTTGCTGTGGGTTTTTACTCTTCGTTTATTAAAACTGACCATTTTATGAGTCTCTAAAGTATATTCTGAATGTCCGCCTTTGGCCGGAAGCAGACATTCAAAACCCACCGAATCTACATCATTTAACGGGTCATCCCAAAAGTCTAGCTACATAGATGCATACAATGACTATCGCTGAAAAATCCATTTATTATAGTGGTATAATATTATTATAGCTTACACCACATATACCATACTAATTTATGGTCATGGCATTCAAATCCAAAATGAGAAGTGGTCTCTTTTTGGCAGTTATATTATACAAGGTGTACCACATATAACCGAAGGAGCCCTTTCATCAGCAGTTATCAAACAGACTAAATGTGAATGGCGCGATCGTCGGAATCGAGAACTGACTCGTGGATCATCTCCGAGAGGGTTGGATGCGGGAACATGTGGTGCGCAAGCTCGGCTTCCGTGGTCTCCAGTGTTTTGGCGACACCGAGTGAAACGATCATCTCGGTCGCTTCAGCACCGACGATGTGCGCACCCAGCAGCTCACCGGTTTCAGCATGAAAGATGGTTTTGACCATGCCTTCAGTCTCAGCCAGACCCATCGCTTTACCGTTGGTGCCGTATGGCATGCGCCCTACCTTGTAGGGGATACCCTCTTCTTTGCACGTGTTCTCTGTTTTACCGCATGAGCCGACCTGTGGCTGGCAGTAGGTACAACCCGGCACATTACCGTAATCCACCGGATGCGGATGTTTCCCGGCAATCGCCTCGACACAGACAATGCCCTCATGGCTGGCCACGTGTGCCAGTGCAGGGGCACCAACCACGTCACCGATGGCGTAGATGCCGGGATGGTCGGTACGATACCAGTCATCCACTGCAATGGTGTTACGCTCCACCTTCATGGCGGTATTTTCAGCACCAATGGCATCGGTATTACCGATCACGCCAACAGCAACCAGACAGACATCACCTTCAACACTTAACTGTTTGCCTTTGGACTCATACGCTACGACAGCTTTGCCATCGACATTTTTAGCCGACGATACCATCGCACCGGTAATAATCCTGATCTTCTGTTTCTTGAAGCTGCGCTCCACCACACGGGAGATCTCATGATCCTCCAGCGGCAGAATCTGATCCGCCGCTTCGATTACCGTCACATCAGAACCCATCGCGTTGTAGAAGTAGGCGAACTCCATGCCGATGGCTCCGGAGCCTATCACCACCAGCTTCTTCGGCAGGGCTGTTGGCGCCAGCGCCTGTTTGTAGGTGATGATCACCTCGTTATCGACATCCATGCCCGGGAATGCACGCGCACGCGCACCGGTAGCCACAATCACATGTTTGGCGGTGACCTGCTTAGAGTTGCCTTCACTATCTTTCACCATCAAGCGGTTATCCGCCTCAAATGTGGCGTAACCCTCGATATGCTCGATCTTGTTCTTCTTGAACAGGAAGCCGATGCCATTATTGAGCTTGGCCGAAATCGCACGTGAACGGGCAACCGCCTTCTCCAGATCAGGATTGGCCTCAGTTACGCCCAGCCCCAGCGCATCACCACTATGTTTGATGATATTGATCACCTCAGCGGTACGCAGTAGTGCCTTGGTAGGAATGCATCCCCAGTTCAGGCAGATACCACCAAGATGGGTGGACTCGATGCAGGCGACCTTGAAACCGAGCTGTGCAGCACGAATCGCCGCCACATAACCACCGGGACCGGCACCAATCACCACCAGATCATAGTCGCCATCGGCATTAAACAGACCTGCTTCTTTAAGGTGTAGTGCTTCCGCCTCTTCGGCGTCATGTACATCATGCGCTGCTATCGATGCCGGGTGCATCTCAGGAGCAGATTCTGAACCCAACTCAACAGCCTCTTCAGATGTAACCTCTTCCCTGATCTCAATGGCACTGCCTGCAGCGGAACCATCAGCCTGGTAGTCGTCTGCAACCTCTTCGCCATCCTCGGCAATCACAGCAATAGGAGCACCTACGGTGACAATGGAGCCTTCAGGGGCGATGATTTTGTGCAAGACACCCTCATCAACAACCTCCATCTCCATGGTCGCTTTATCGGTCTCGATCTCGGCCATCACTTCGCCGGAGATGAGCTCATCACCCTCTTTTTTCAACCAGCGGGCAATGCGTCCCTCGGTCATCGTTGGCGAGAGCTGAGTCATAAAAATATCTATTGGCATGTCAAAACCTCGAAAGAGTTAACCACGAAGCAGACGAAGGTCACGAAGGTATGCTTTAATCCATCCTTCGTGTTCTCTGTGTCCTTCGTGGTGATAGTTATTAAATTAATACGCTGGCAGGCATTTCAATATGCTTCTTCACTGCTGCCAGGAACTCAGCACCTACAGCGCCATCCACCACACGATGATCACATGAGAGGGTAAGGGTCATCATCTTCCTCACCACAACCGCACCATCTTCAACAACGGCACGCTCATCAGTGCCACCCACAGCAAGAATCGCACCTTCAGGCGGATTCACAATAGCAGCAAACTGTTTCACACCATACATGCCAAGATTAGAGATCGAGAAAGTGCCGCCTGAATACTCTTCCGGCTGCAACTCACCAGCCCGTGCGCGGGTCGCCAGCTCTTTCACTTCAGCAGAGATGTCGGTAATGCCCTTCTGCTCGGCAAAACGGATCACCGGTGTGATCAGGCCGCCATCAATGGCCACCGCCACCGAGATATGCGCATGTTTATGCAACAGGGTATCGCGATCTGTCCAACTGGCGTTGGCTGCAGGCACATCCACCAGCGCTTTGGCCACGGCCTTGATAACAAAATCATTCACACTAAGTTTGAAAGCACCATCAGCAGCTTCATTAAGCTGAGCCCTGAGATCCATCAGTCGATCCATCACCACATCCACACTCAGGTAGAAGTGTGGTACCTGCTGTTTGGATTCAGTCAGACGGCGGGCAATGGCTTTACGCATCATCGAATTCTCAACGCGATCAAACTCATCTTCATGGTATGGCAGCGGGCCGGCAGGCAGTGGCCTCGCCGGAGGTGCTACGACAGCAGCAGTTGCGCCACCGACAGTAATGCCGGTCCTGACAGCCTTCTCAACATCCGATCTGGTGATGCGACCATTGGGGCCGGAGCCTGAGATAGCCGCCAGATTAATACCCTTCTGTTTGGCCAGTCTGCGTGCCAGCGGGCTGGCCTTGATACGTCCCTTGCGTGCCACAGGGGCCGAAGCCACTGGTGCAGCAACAGCCTCAGCTTTGGCGACTGGAGCCTCTTCTACAGCTGCAGTCACCGGAGCCTGTGGTGCTTCTGCTGCCGGAGCGGCATCACCAACGGCAGAAGCATAATCGGCAGGAACCTCTTCACCCTCCTCGGCAATCACGGCAATCACACTGCCGACAGGGACAATAGAACCTTCAGGGGAGAATATTTTGTGCAGGACACCTTCATCAACCACTTCCATCTCCATGGTCGCTTTATCGGTCTCCACCTCGGCCAGAATCTCTCCTGATTCCAGGGTGTCACCCTCTTTTTTCAACCAGCGGGCAATTTTACCCTCGGTCATGGTTGGTGAGAGCTGAGTCATAAACAGATCAATCGGCATAGTTTTCCTCAAATTCTTTATACAAGACAAGCCCCTGCCACGAAGGACACAGAGAACACGAAGTATTGATTATAGAATCTCTTCGTGGACTTCGTGATCTTCGTGGTGAGTCCATCAGGCTTTTCCACACGCCACTCGGGCGGCTTCGACAATCTCAAGTACGCTCGGCACTGCCAGCGCTTCGAGATTCGCAGCATACGGCATCGGCACATCCTTACCTGTCACGCGAATCACCGGCGAGTCGAGATCATCAAATCCACGCTCCATAATACGGGCGGAGATCTCAGCACCGATACCGGCAAAGCGCCATCCCTCTTCAACAACCACAGCACAGTTGGTCTTGGCCACAGATCTGAGAATCGTATTCTCATCCAGTGGACGAATGGTACGCGGATCAATCACTTCAGCTTCAATACCCTGCGTAGCAAGTATTTTTGCCGCTTCAAGTGCAAAACCGGTCATGCGCGAATGGGCCACGATGGTGACATCAGTTCCGACACGCTTCACATCGGCCACGCCCAGAGGAATGATATAGTCATCATCCGGCACTTCACCGACATCACCGTAATTGATCTCATTTTCGATAAACACAACGGTATCATTGTCACGAATCGAAGCTTTTAACAGGCCTTTCGCATCAGCCGGATTGGATGGCATCACCACCTTCAGGCCCGGCACATTGGCCAGCCAGTTCTCCAGACTCTGCGAGTGCTGCGCACCCACACGGGCGGCAGAACCACCGGCGCCACGGAAGACCATCGGGCAGCTGTACTGACCGCCGGACATATATTTCATCTTGGCGGCAGCATTGACGATCTGATCCAGCGCCAGAATGGCAAAGTTCCAGGTCATAAATTCAATCACCGGACGCAGGCCAGCCATTGAGGCACCCACACCAAGACCGGCAAAACCGAGCTCGGTGATCGGTGTATCAATCACACGTTTGGGGCCGAACTTCTCCAGCATGCCCTGGGATACTTTATAGGCGCCATTATATTCAGCGACCTCTTCGCCCATGAGGAAGACGCGATCATCACGCCGCATCTCTTCACACATCGCCTGATTCAGTGCTTCTCTATAGGTAATCTTGCTCATGAGTTCACACTTCCAGGGTAGGGATAGGCATTTTCGATCGGATCGCTGTAGATATCAGTCCACAACTCGGACGCATCCGGCTCCGGCTGCGCTTCGGCCGCTTTGCCGATGGCTGCGACCTCTTTCTTAATATCTTTATCTTTCTGTTTGAACTGCTCTTCAGTGGCCACTC is a genomic window containing:
- the gmtX gene encoding gamma-mobile-trio protein GmtX yields the protein MNPNELFDQLKSNANLRKIKNLQIIHEVCREQHERGSEDFSLATVGRLCEKAGGLKTQSIRNKGGEDYRALISAWTTYTGGSSRRPIKRKENPFSDILRKIPAPDVRAVIGNILAENTKLRGEVNTLKQNAEVIINQRPQEPRPTVEVFNPTIGLTDYEVDALRHAISDDFLEAQGWTMIQSGRVNNHHGRPLYKPGYATGIRKLLENESK
- a CDS encoding integrase family protein produces the protein MVRRESINRSRKVSDHEFNYVLKINPAFEEWRLLACEWFQNQHSGRDFKHKALDKFLVHYLYQCDLEMNPYNFLLRANNPTSFWNQLEMNTVTGIKYNNYVHDFLKWVIEEKLSIEDGGARYIPAEYHNPIPKRSQRGIRQSETYKNPLPFRYIRELRGILNEGENFSDWKWAQNFGAAQKGSAGGDWFEASPCSIDISDPDCVWRKRTVNNNEITELWSPVRAMLIYIKLELPLREHQVRMLDSGEADTFRYENGKWDTNNSTLATGTEKRPYLKGVFHRDIDLKSREIRTGFYINTNKTADINESEANKGYVIPWQNEKVLYWLEKLRNWQEKYNPIIEPISWTKLEAKHFGYAKPHDSVLEERGSACFLFRHASAIQHDDRSLPVPAVAANRLWYQLLSELEERCTNRGETLDDGSPILFVDPNSNTTTCFSLHSLRVSLITAYALDGGVPFPILSKMIVGHSRLIMTLYYTKAGKAHVTEVMQEAEKRMLETDQSSYRRFLKEATYKQIEENFAFNDPAALLGCQKSSPAGFVFEDKGICPMGCSGCDIGGMQLRSVASAPVQNIYAPTPGYPEEKNCVRCRFFITGPAFLPGMIAHFNHVSYKLTEASERYVQFEMQVAELEDLRAECAESDAVFSKATDLQRISRHHEQEAQKVDKLANDLHATLRLIDRCKQLLETNGDDDEVKLVPSGQISDLQYALEEVESEMYQLEILCENAVLFPETDSSKPSLRRAQILDSMFERNGYQPVFFKLSPNQQLAVGNHLMHLIKSRVGSLKGAVSVAEGKVKLNQLGLLDDTENILIEYTGQALVKQQMSNLRSNEQVHIPEEVNE
- the gmtY gene encoding gamma-mobile-trio recombinase GmtY, which produces MNHTTVIAKVITDNTGVQSEVPIILTDHGPLEPLLKYFLEIDDSRSFAWKTKVVEATGLLLDYMEANQHCFDNSKDLFNSFVHRLRTGTIGEDGLDPSGLYWLPQGRDKSRKISGLLSTFSDWLAERLGLEPMNPWRKANSYDEMLNWAAYHQRHDRAFLGHTWNQEKASETAKKARNTLLKRAPKVERNGVKFFPEDYFIDLLFKGFIVSGKQNSPRIEERLNLRNILITLLENCGGLRVSEAFQLYVHDIIPDPNDSNTALVRVFHPSEGLAPDDWIGRDGKPIRCNREAYLRGHYQLRPRTSYPKGNMKVGWKDPMLDSEANFFHVHWFPTWAGKLFKKLWDIYLIQRAKLDCDHPFAFISKSGRPYAIRDYSEAHAIAVSRIGLVPAKMNGTTPHGHRHAYGQRLTDAGIDPKLIKKAMHHASIESQSTYTEPNIRSVTKALSEASDSLESDVSIQPPNLVQYGFEEVDPRDLLLEDKPRLRRRHYG
- a CDS encoding tyrosine-type recombinase/integrase; the protein is MKCISNTEPWNKGRLMGAKPPFKLKEIWAIRIRLQLLEHTRNLALFNLAIDSKLRGCDIVNLRVRDVAHNGKAISRATILQKKTGKLVRFELTEQTRKTLDCWIEKEQLSSIDYLFSSRFKGSAHLSTRQYARIVKFWATIIGLDSSEYGTHSLRRTKATLIYRRTRNLRAVQLLLGHTKLESTVKYLGIEVDDALEIAEKTEA
- a CDS encoding tol-pal system YbgF family protein, with translation MKIIGLVALSCLLTACGAMGHVQTNDPLVKTQQAYSLMSQDRFLMAEDYLFSAQRILEENPNPAVEADVHFTLGNLYKNEGYHRHKVQFEKLGTYDGTYMKSVKHFRKAKELFNGVGSDVGVAKSLLGLGSAYGLGGDKKKGCEAQRSALDVYNSAKSEGRITSEPGLINSEPIIYNPNYKTLGEMAMAMICSSCMQQPWTTKEACFSHFKK
- the lpdA gene encoding dihydrolipoyl dehydrogenase; the protein is MPIDIFMTQLSPTMTEGRIARWLKKEGDELISGEVMAEIETDKATMEMEVVDEGVLHKIIAPEGSIVTVGAPIAVIAEDGEEVADDYQADGSAAGSAIEIREEVTSEEAVELGSESAPEMHPASIAAHDVHDAEEAEALHLKEAGLFNADGDYDLVVIGAGPGGYVAAIRAAQLGFKVACIESTHLGGICLNWGCIPTKALLRTAEVINIIKHSGDALGLGVTEANPDLEKAVARSRAISAKLNNGIGFLFKKNKIEHIEGYATFEADNRLMVKDSEGNSKQVTAKHVIVATGARARAFPGMDVDNEVIITYKQALAPTALPKKLVVIGSGAIGMEFAYFYNAMGSDVTVIEAADQILPLEDHEISRVVERSFKKQKIRIITGAMVSSAKNVDGKAVVAYESKGKQLSVEGDVCLVAVGVIGNTDAIGAENTAMKVERNTIAVDDWYRTDHPGIYAIGDVVGAPALAHVASHEGIVCVEAIAGKHPHPVDYGNVPGCTYCQPQVGSCGKTENTCKEEGIPYKVGRMPYGTNGKAMGLAETEGMVKTIFHAETGELLGAHIVGAEATEMIVSLGVAKTLETTEAELAHHMFPHPTLSEMIHESVLDSDDRAIHI